GTCCGGCGCGGTGTACGCGCGGATGATGGCGAAGTCGCCGGTGTGGCGGGGCCACATCCAGTTGTCCTCTTCGCCGCCGTACTCGCCCACGGCGCGCGGCGGCGCGTAGACCAGGCGCACGTCCTGCAGCTCCACGGCGTCCACCAGCGTGTAGTTCACGCCGCCGTCGAAGGTGGCCACCTGGCAGCGGGTCGCGGGGCGCTTCTCGCACTCGGCGACCAGCTCCTTCTGCTTGCGGTCGATGGCCTTGTAGCGCGCGAGGTCGTCCGCGCCCTGCGGCACGGCGGCGTTCACCTCCGCCGTCACGTCCTTGAAGCCGCGCGGCACCTGCACGCGCGAGCCCTTGCCCGGGAGCTCCTCCGACTGGCTCTTGGCGAGGAAGCCGTCGGTGATGAGGTCCTTCTGCGGGGAGCTGTGCTCCTGGATGATGGAGAAGGCACAGTGGTGGTTGGTGATGATGAGGCCGGAGGCGGAGATGAACGACCCGGAGCAGCCTCCGGTGTTCACCGTGCCCGCCAGCAGGCCCGTGCCGCGCTTGGGGTCCCACAGCTTGTTGGGCGGCAGCTGGAGCCCCTGGGCCTTGAGCCAGGCAGGGCTCAGTTCCAGCACCTGCTGCGGGGTCCACTTCCCTTCCCCGGCGAAGACCGGGGCAGCCACGAGCGAGAGGAGAAGGAGCGTCTTCTTCATGGTGCCCCCTCCCTACTCCGTCCGCCGCCCGGGCGCGACCGTTCCGGTGTCCGGGGCGGGCGTTTTCGCGGAAGATGGAACGCGCTTGGATGTTCCGGTGTCCAGGCAGGAGGGGACCAGCGATGCGGACCGCGAGCGGGGCGACACTGGATTTCGGAAGGCTGGCGCTGCTCCTGCTCCTGATGGGGGCGTCCTGGTACTTCTGGTACTCGCCGGTGCTGTGGCCGGTGAAGGTGCTGGTGGTGATGATGCATGAGAGCGGACACGCCATCGCCTCGCTGCTCGTGGGGGGCTCGGTGGACCGGGTCCACCTCCAGGTGAACGAAGGGGGGACCTGCTTCTCCCGCCTGCCGCCCGGCGTGTTCAACCGCGTCATCGTGTCGTCCGCGGGCTACCTGGGCAGCGCGGTGGCGGGGGCGGCGCTGATGCTGGCCACGTTCCGCTTCCGGCTGGGCCGCGCGGTGATGGGCGCGGCGTCCGTGTGGCTGGCGGTGATGGGCTTCTTCTACGCGGGGGACCTCTTCACCCTGGCCTTCTGCCTGGGCATGGCGGTGGCCATGGGGCTGGGCGCGCGCTTCCTGCCCACGGGGCTGGTGGACGCGCTCAACCTGTTCCTCGCGGCCTTCACGGCGCTCTACGTCATCTTCGACCTGCGGGACGACCTGTGGAACAGCGCGGTGCGCGCGCAGAGCGACGCGGCCATCCTCGCCAGCGAGACGTGGGTGCCCTCCATCGTCTGGGCGGCCCTGTGGACGCTGCTGTCGCTGGCCCTGCTGGGCGTGTCCGCGTACTGGGCCATGCACGCGAAGCCGGGCGGTGGCGTGAAGCTGCCGCCCGTGGCCCGCGCGCGGCGGGTGTGAGCTTGGGGGCCGCGCTACTTGCGCGGCCGCATCCGGAAGGCCACGAAGGACGCCATGTCCGGGAAGCCGAAGTACGGGTTCTTCTGCCGGATGGCCTCCATCTGGGCCACCGGCACGTCCGCGTAGTCGTGCCCGGGGAACAGCCGCGCGGAGTCCGGCACCTTCGCCAGCACCTGGGACAGCGAGCGGTACATGTCCTCCGGGTTGCCGCCCGGGAAGTCGCACCGGCCGCACCCGTTGATGAAGACCGTGTCCCCGGACACGAGCGCGTCCTCCGCCAGCAGGCAGTGCGACCCCGGCGTGTGCCCGGGCGTGTGCAGGGCCTGGAACGTGCGCGCGCCCACCGGCACGGGGTCCCCCGCCTTCAGCGCCCTCAGCGCGTCACCGCCCTTGGCGCGCAGCTCGCTGGAGAAGGCGACCTCCTCCGCCTGCGCGTACACCGGGACGTCGTGGCGCGACAGCAGCTCCGCCAGGCCGTTGATGTGGTCGCCGTGGCAGTGCGACACGAACGCGCCCACCAGGCGCTTGCCGTCCTTCGCCACCGCCGCCTCGATGGCCGGCACGTCCCACGCCGGATCCACCACCACCACCTCCGGGCCGTCCTGGGGCCCCACGAGGTAGACGAAGTTGTCCATCGGTCCGAGCTTCAGCTGCCGTACGTACGGGGTGGGCATGGTTGTCCTCCAGGCGGCCACTCTACGCCCCAGGCTTGCCGCCCCGGGGCCTGTTCCCATTGAATGCGCCCGTTCGCCGTCCCATGCCGCCAGGAGGTCCTCTTCCGTGAAGCGCCTGCCCACCCTGCTCGCCTGCTCGCTCCTGGCTGGCGCGACCGCCTCCGCCGCCGGGCGGAGCACCTCCACCTTCCGCTACAAGCCGTCGCCGGACGACGAGCGGCCCGTCATCGTGGACGCCACCATCGGGCCCCAGGGCAGCGACTTCGCCATGCGCCTGAAGTTCAACAAGGACCCCTTCGGCGAGGAGTGCAAGCAGCGCTGCGCCAACATCACCCTCTTCCTGGACACGGACTCCAGCACCCAGTCCGGCCTGCAGCTGGCCGCCAACAAGGCCCCGGAGAACGGCGCCGACCTGGCGGTCGTCATCCAGGGCGTGCGGGAGTACAAGCGCCAGGACGCGCCCCCGGAAATGGCCCTGCGCGTGAAGGTCCGCCAGCTGGGCTCCGACGCCACCAGCGCGGACGCGGGCGAGCTGCTCGCGGACCTCAACAACCGGCAGGATCCGGAGCGCATCCAGACGGACGGCACCACGGTCTACCTGCTGGTGGACGCCACCAGCGCGCTGCTGCCCTCCGCGCGCAAGGTGCGCGTCATCTACCACCCGCCGGGTGGCAAGGCCCTCACCGCCAGCATCAACGGGATGGCCGGCGGCAGCTCCGGCCGGGGCGTGCAGATCTTCAAGCGCGGCAGCGGCAACTGGGGTCGCGCCCCTGACGCGGAAGGCAAGAAGCCCCGCGCCAATCCCCCCGGCGACAACGGCTAGTCCAAGCTGCCGGCCAGTCAGGCCCTGACAGCGCTCCCCTCGGAATTCCGGGGGGTTGGCGGTGGGTTCTAAGCAGGCACAGGACTGTACGGACGTGCAGAAGTCCCGCGTTGGAGCCGACGCAACCTCCCGAATTCGTTCTCAATGTCAGAGGCCCATGGTAGTCCCGGCCATCTGACGTTGAGTGTCCGACCCGACTGGTAGTCGCAGGGCGTACGGCGCGGCCCGCGCGCCGCGTCACGCACGGTGGGGGCGGCCCGAGTGACACCCATCTGGATTCCATGACCATGCTCGCAGAAGCCGAAACGAAGTCGCGCAAGAAGCAGGGAGGCCCGGCAGGGGGCGGAGGCAAGGGAGGCGGCGGCGCGTCCGGCGCCGGCGGCGGCGACGGTCTGCCCGCGGGCCTGGCCGAGGAAGCGCGCCGCCGGTACCTCAACTACGCCCTGTCGGTCATCACCTCGCGCGCCCTGCCCGACGTGCGCGACGGCCTCAAGCCCGTGCAGCGCCGCATCCTGTACGGCATGTGGAACGACCTGAACCTGTCGTTCGACACGAAGTACCAGAAGTGCGCCCAAGTCGTCGGCGCCATCATGGGCCGCTACCACCCGCACGGCGACACGGCCATCTACGACGCGCTCGTGCGCATGGCCCAGGACTTCTCCCTGCGCTACCCGCTGGTGGACGGCCACGGCAACTTCGGCTCGCTCGACGGCGACTCCGCCGCGGCCTACCGCTACACCGAGTGCCGCCTGGAGAAGCTGGCCACGGAGCTGCTGGGGGAACTGGACAGCAAGACGGTCCGCTTCCGCCCCAACTACGACGGCACCCGCGAGGAGCCGGTCGTCATCCCCGCGCGCGTCCCGCAGTTGTTGATGAACGGCACCACCGGCATCGCGGTGGGCATGGCCACCAACATCCCGCCCCACCACCTGGGCGAGCTGGTGGACGCGCTGCTGGCGCTCATCAACGACCCGGAGCTGCAGACCAAGGACCTGCTCAAGTGGATCAAGGGGCCGGACTTCCCCACCGGCGGGCAGATCCTCAACGACAAGAAGGAGCTGCGCGAAATCTACGAGACGGGCCAGGGCTCCGTCCGCATCCGCGGCGAGTACAAGCTGGAGGAGCTCAAGCGCGGCGGTCAGATGATCGTCGTCACCTCCATCCCGTACACGGTGAACAAGTCCACGCTCGTCGCGAAGATTGGCGAGCTGGTGCGCGAGCGCAAGCTGCCGCTCATCACCGACGTGCGCGACGAGTCCACCAAGGACGTCCGCATCGTGCTGGAGCTCAAGAAGGACGCCAACCCCGAGCTGGTGATGGCGTACCTCTACAAGCACACGCCCTTGCAGACGAACTTCGGCGTGAACCTCACGTGCCTCGTCCCTTCCGACAACCCGGACGTGGGCACGCCCAAGCGGTTGGACCTCAAGTCCATCCTCCGCTACTTCCTCGACTTCCGCCTGGAGATCGTCACCAAGCGGTTCGAGCACGAGTTGGCGGAGCTCAAGCGGCGCGTCCACATCCTCGAGGGCTTCGAGAAGGCCTACGACGCGCTGGATGAGATCATCCGGATCATCCGCCAGTCCGAGGGGAAGCAGGACGCGGCCCAGAAGCTGATGGCGCGCTTCAAGATGGACGAAGTGCAGGTGGACGCCATCCTGGAGATGCGCCTCTACAAGCTGGCCCGCCTGGAGATCCTCATCGTCCAGAAGGAGCTCAAGGAGAAGCGCGCGGAGATCAAGCGCATCGAGGGCATCCTCAAGGACGTGAAGAAGCGCTGGGGCGTCATCCACGACGAGCTGTCCGGCCTCAAGGCCGCGTACACCGACAAGCGCCGCACGCGCATCGGCGGCGCGGGCTCCGAGGAGATGGAGTTCTCCGCGGAGGCGTTCATCGCGGACGAGGACGCCCACGTCGTCATCACCCGTGACGGGTGGATCAAGCGCGTGCGCGAGGTGAAGGACCCGTCCACCACCCGCCTGCGCGAGGGCGACGCGGTGATGGCGGTGCTCGCCGGCAGCCTGAAGGCGAACCTGGTGCTGTTCAGCAACTTCGGCACCGCGTACGTCACCCGCTTCAACGACGTGCCGGCGTCCACCGGCTACGGCGACCCGGTGCAGAAGCTGTTCAAGTTCGACGACGGCGAGCGCGTGGTGGGCGCCCTGTCCCAGGACGCCCGCCTGCCCCAGCCGGAGAAGCTGGTCGCGGTGACGCGCCAGGGCCTGGGCCTGCGCTTCCTGCTGGCGCCGCACCTGGAAGTGTCCACCCGCGCCGGCCGCCGCTACGCGAAGACGGGCGAGGGCGATGAGATCATCGGCACCCAGCCGGTGGGCGACAAGGACCTGCTCGCCGTCCTCACGGAGAAGACCAACGCCCTCGTCTGCAAGGTGGCGGAGGTCAACGAGCTGGCGGGCCCGGGCAAGGGCGTCCAGGTCATCAAGGTGGACGCGGGCGACAAGGTGGTGGACTTCCTCGCGGCGCCGGCCAGTCAGAAGGACGCCACGCTGGAGTTCGAGACGCAGAAGGGCCGCAAGCTGCACCTGTCACCGGCGAAGTTCACGGTGACGGCGCGCGGCGGCAAGGGCCACGAGATGTCCAAGCGCGACACGGTGAAGGAGGTGGCGCGGCCCGTCACCTTCGTGCCGCTGCCGGAGAAGAAGGAGTAGCGGGAAGGCCATGGCGACCAAGAAGGAAAGCTACACAGGCGCGGACATCCAGGTCCTGGAAGGCCTGGAGCCGGTGCGCAAGCGCCCGGCCATGTACATCGGTGGCACCGACACCACGGGCTACCACCACCTGCTCTGGGAGATCGTCGACAACTCGGTGGACGAGGTCATCAACGGCTTCGCGTCCCACATCGAGGTCACGCTGCACAAGGGCGGCAAGTCCATCACCGTCGTGGACAACGGGCGCGGCATCCCCGTGGACATGATGCCCAAGCACAAGAAGCCCGCCGTGGAGGTCATCCTCACGACGCTGCACGCGGGCGGCAAGTTCGAGCAGGGCAACTACATCCACTCGGGCGGTCTGCACGGCGTGGGCAGCTCCGTGGTGAACGCGCTCACCAGCAAGCTGCTCATCGAAATCAAGAAGGACGGCAAGCGCCACGTGCAGTCGTACGCGCGCGGCAAGGCGACGAGCGCCCTGAAGGTGGAGGGCCCCGCGCGCGGCACCGGCACGTCCATCACCTTCGAGCCGGACGCCGAGATCTTCGGCGAGAAGCAGAAGTTCGACGCGGCCCTGGTGCGCGAGCGCCTGGAGGCGAAGAGCTACCTGCACAAGGGCATGACGGTCGTCTGGAAGGACGAAACGGTCACGCCCGCCGTGTCGGAGACGTTCAAGCACGACGGCGGCATCGCCGAGTACCTCACCAAGGTCGTGACGGAGCGCCAGAAGCCCATCGTCCCCGCGGGCAGCACGCCGTTCTACTTCTCGCGCGACAACGAGGTCCGCCTGGAGGTGGCGCTGGCGTGGACGGAGGCCACGGACGAGCACATCCGCTCGTACGTCAACGGCATCCCCACGAACCTGGGCGGCACGCACGAGGCGGGCTTGAGGGCGGCCATCGTCAAGGCGATGCGCAACTACATCGAGACGCACGGCCTGACGCCCAAGGGCGTGTCGCTCACCGCGGAGGACATCCGCGAGGGCATCACCGCCATCCTCTCCGTGTACGTGGTGGAGCCCCAGTTCCAGGGGCAGACGAAGGGCCGCCTCAACAACCCGGAGACGACGGCGCAGGTGGACGGCGCCATCCGCCCGGTGCTGGAGAAGTGGCTCAACGACAACAAGTCCATCGCGGAAGCGCTGCTGGCGCGCATCATCCTGGCCGCCCGCGCGCGTGAGGCGTCCCGCGCGGCCTCCGCCGCCATCAGCCGCAAGTCCGCGGTGAGCCACCGGCTCAACCTCCCCGGGAAGCTGGCGGACTGCTCGTCCACGGACCCGCAGACGAGCGAGCTGTTCATCGTGGAAGGTGACTCCGCAGGCGGCTCCGCCAAGCAGGGCCGCGACCGGCGCACCCAGGCCATCCTCCCCCTGCGCGGCAAGGTGCTCAACGCGGAGCAGGCCTCCACCGACAAGGTGGCCACCAACAAGGAGCTCCAGGACATCGTCAGCGCGCTGGGCTGCGGCATCGGCTCCGACTTCGACATCACGAAGCTGCGGTACGGCCGCGTCTTCCTGCTGATGGACGCGGACAGCGACGGCCACCACATCGCCACGCTGCTGCTCACGTTCTTCTACCGGCACCTGCGGCCCCTGATTGAGGCGGGCGCGGTGCACATCGCCCAGCCGCCGCTGTACCGGGTGGACATCGGCAAGGAGACGTACTGGGCCCTGGACGAACCGGACCGCGACCGCATCATCCGCGAGAAGGCCAAGGGCAACGCCAAGCCCAACATCATGCGCTTCAAGGGTCTGGGCGAGATGACCGCCGATGAGCTGAAGACGACCACGCTCGATGCGAAGAACCGCATCAGCCTGCGCGTCACCATCGACAACGCGCTGGAGACCGACCGCATCATCAACGACCTGATGGGCAAGGATGTCTCGGCGCGTTACAAGTTCATCACCGAAATGGCGGGCGAGGTCCAGGAGCTGGACGTCTGAGAAAGCGGGAGTCCCCGCACACCCGGGACGGGCGTTTCCCCGTCCCGGGGGGGCATTGGTCTTCCGCCCCGCCGGTCGGCTAGCATCCGCCGAATCGTGAACACTGCCCGTCTTGCCCTGACTGTCGCGCTCGCCTGTGTGCTGAGCGCTCCCGCCGCCGACGCCGCCACCAAGCGGAAGCCCGCCGCGAAGAAGAAGCGCCCCGCCGCCACCAAGAAGGTGCCCGCGCCCGTCCCCGAGGACACCTTCACCCCTCCGGATGAAGCGGCCCCCGCGTCGGACGCGCCCGTGGCGCCCAAGGCGGCCACCCAGGCCCCGGTCGCCCCGGCCAGGCCCACCCTCCCGAAGATGGCCGAGGTCCCGGCCGCGGTGGTGCGCGCGGCGCCGTCCAACGCGGTCGCCATCTTCGGCGTGGCGCGCCAGTCAGCCGCGGCGGACTCCGCGGCGAAGCTGGAGGACACGCTCACCCGGAAGCTGGGCAGCGCGGGCGACATCCAGTTCGTGGACCTGGCCACCGCCTTCCCGCCGCCGGAGCCGCAGGGCAACCCCAAGGGGGACGCCCTCTTCGACGAGGGCCGCACGGCGTACGACAACCTGGATCCGGACACCGCGGCGGTGAAGTTCAAGGCGGCCGCGGAGGCCTACGTGCAGCGCCCCGGCGACCTGCGCCCGGAGAAGCTGGGGGAGACGTACCTCTTCCAGGGCGCGTCGCAGCTGCTCAACGGCGACGTGGCGGGCGCGAAGGCGGCCTTCACGAACGCGCTGCTGGCGGAGCCGTCGCTGCGCCCGGACGCGGGCCTGTTCGGCCAGGACGTGCAGCGGGTGTTCGCGGAGGCCCAGACGGAGCTGAACGCGCAGCCGCAGGGCACGTTGGCGGTGACGTCCCAGCCGCAGGGCGCGCGCGTGCTGGTGCGCGGACGCGACGTGGGCGTGACGCCGCTGTCCGGCGCGAAGCTGGCCCCGGGCCACTACCCCGTGCAGGTGGTGCTGCCGGGCTACGCCCCGTTCGCGACGTACGCGGAGGTGAAGCCGTCCGCCCCCACGGAGGTGAAGACGAAGCTGGCCTCCGCGCCGGGCCTGTCCGCGCTGCGTGACGCGGCGGCGAAGGCGGGCACGGAAGCCGCCTTCGACGCGGACGGCGTGCCGCCGGAGGTGGGCGCCATCGGCGAGCGGCTCAACGCCCGCTACGTGGTGCTGGCGGCGTCGTTCCAGGACAAGAAGGGCCGGCTGCACGGCGAGGTGCAGGCGTGGGACCTGCGCACGAAGAACCGCCTGCGCGACGTGGAGGTGGACTTCACCAAGCGCGACGGCAAGGGCAGCGCGGACGCCGCCGCGGACCAGGTGCACACCTTCCTCGCGGGCGCCGCCCTGCCCCAGAGCCGCAAGGAGGAGAAGGACGCCGTGTCCTCCAGCGACTCCGTGCTGCGCAAGCCCTGGTTCTGGGCGGCGGCGGCGGGCGTGGCGGCCGTGACGGCGGGCGTGGTGTACGTGGCCACGACGGACCGCGGCTCCGGCTTCAACCCGGTGAATGGTCTGCCCGGTGGAATTTCCTTCTAGGCCGGGCGTCAAGCGCACAGGACTCCTCATGAAAGCCCTCTCGCTCGCGCTCGTGCTGCTGCCCGCCCTGGCGCTGTCGTCCTCGCCCCCGCAGGGCCGCGTCTCCGCGCTGCTCATCCCCATGGACCCGTCGTCCGAGTCCTCCGGGGTGCAGATGGAGAGCTACATGAACGACGCGCTCGGCAACTTCGCGGGCTACTCCGTGCGAAAGCCCCGCGACCTGTTCGGCCTGCCGGACGACCCGGCCGCCCAGGCGTCCTTCCAGCGCGCGAAGAAGGGCTACGAGGAGAGCCTCAAGGCCTTCGAGGCGCGCGACTACGAGGACGCGGAGCGCAAGGTGCGCGCCACCCTCAAGGAGGTGGAGGGCTCCGTCGCGGCGATGACCTCCTGCTTCCCGCTGTGCGACGCGCTGGCGCTGCACGGCGCCATCCTCCAGCTGCGGGGCGACGTGGAGGAGGCGAAGCTGCTGCTCATCGACCTGATGGCGCTCAACCCCACCTTCGAGCTGAACCCCAAGCGCTTCAGCCGGGAGTTCATGAGCCTGCGCGTGCAGGTGGCGACCAGCCGCACCTCGCAGCTGCGCGGCAGCGCCACCTTCAAGTCCCGGCCCGCGGGCGCCCGCGTCTACGTGGACGGCGAGCCGGTGGGCTTCACGCCGGTGACGCTGCCCACGCTGCCCGTGGGCAAGCACCTGGTGCGCATGGAGCGGCCGGGCTTCCGCCAGTTCGGGCAGATCGCGGAGGTCACGCCGGACGACGTGGAGGTCACCACCGCGCTGTCGCCGACGGCCACCTACAAGGCCTACGACGCGCAGCTGGACAAGGTGGTGCCGGACGTGGCGCGCGGCAGCGACAAGCCGGCCAACGCCGTCATGTCCCTGGGCAAGTCGCTGAGCCTGGACCGCGCCATGGTGGGCACCGTGCGCGTCATCCCGGAGCGGGGCACGGAGCTGGCGGTGGCCCTCTTCGACGTGAAGAGCGGCAAGCGCCTGGGCTCGCGCAAGCTGGTGCTCCAGGGCGACGAGTACGGCCAGCTCAAGTCGGAGATGGAGCGGGTGGTCAACCAGCTCATCAACAGCGAGGGCGAACAGGTCATCAAGAAGCGCGACCCGCTGGACAACCGCAGCGGCGCGGAGGACTGGGGTTCGGAGGACCGGGGCGGCAACTCCCGACAGTCCGTCAAGAAGCACTCCGGGGATGATCCGTTGGATAACGTGTCGGGTACCGAGGACTGGTAGCACGCGGCGCTTGTCCCGGGACGGCTCCCCCCTAGAGTCCCGGGCCGTATGCGCCACCTGCCGCTGCTCGCCCTCCTCCCCAGCCTCGCGCTCGCCCAGACGGGCGCCGTCGACCGCGCCCCCGCCCCGCCCCGGGGCGTCACGCTGCCGCCCACCAACGCGGCGCTCATCGACGAGGCGCCCGCCCTGTCCCTCAACCCCGCCGGCCTGGGCTTCCAGGACGCGGGGCAGCTGTTCTACCTCCACGAGCGCAACCTCGAATCCGACTCCGTCGCGGACGCCGTGTTCCTGGGCACGCGCCTGCTGGGGCTGGGCGCGGGCTTCTCCCTGGAGTGGATCCGCGGGGAGAACGCGCCGGACTACCGCAAGACGTCCTTCGGCCTGTCGCTGGGGCCGCGCACGCTGCAGCTGGGCGCCGCCCTGCACGACTTCAGCTCGGATGACCGCCGCATCGGCGGGTTGACCAGCTGGGACGTGGGCCTCACCGCGCGCCCCTTCCGCTTCCTGTCGCTGGCCGCCGTGGCGAAGGACGTGAACGCGCCGGAGCAGGACGGCCTCAAGCTGCCGCGGCGCTACAACTTCGGCCTGGGCCTGCGCCCGCTGGGCGAGCGCTACACGCTGGGCGTGGACTGGCTCTTCGCGGAGGGCGGCTTCCGGGAGGGCCTGGCCACGTACACGCTCCAGGCAGAGGTGGTGCGCGGCCTGCGGCTGGGCGGCGGGCTGTCCCACGGCTTCGTGAGCGGCATCCCGCTGGCGCTCCAGTTCGCGGCCACGGTGGACCTGGGCCACGCGGGCCTGACGTACGCGGCGGGCGGCGCGGGGAACGGGCTGGACCACGTGCTGCAGCTTCGCCTGTCGTCGGAGCGCTACCGCTCCGTGCACGGCGGCGGCGGCGTGGTGGCGCTCGTGGACCTGGACGACATGCTCGCGGGCGGCGTGAGCCCCGTGCTCTCGCTGCTGGGCGTGAGCGAGGTGGACCCGTACCTGCGCCTGATGAAGTTCCTGGACCTGGCCACGCGCGACGAGCGGCTCAAGGGCGTGGTGCTGAAGATGGAGGGCCTGCCCGGCGTGGGCTGGGGCACGGCGGAGGAGCTGCGCCAGTCGCTGCTCAAGCTGCGCGAGGCGGGCAAGAAGGTCGTGGTGGTGATGCTGTCCGGGGATGACCGCAGCTACCTGGTGGCGTCCGCGGCGGACAGCGTCTACGCGCTGACGGAGGCGTCGCTGCCCATCAACGGCCTGGCCGCCACGGTGACGTCGCTGGGCGGCACCATGGAGAAGCTGGGCGTGCACTGGGACGTGGCGCGCGTGGGTGAGTACAAGACGGCGATGGAGCAGTTCACCCGCTCCGACATGAGCCCCGCGGAGCGCGAGACGCTGGACGCATACCTGGATGCGCAGGTGACGCACTACGAGAAGGCCGTGGAGGCGGGGCGCAAGCTGCCCCCGCAGAAGCTGCGCGCCGCGTGGGCCCAGGGCATCCTGTCCTCCAAGCGGGCGCAGGCGGCGGGGCTGCTGGACGGCGTGGTGTCCGCGACGGAGCTGGAGGCGCGCGTGGCGGAGTGGTTCCCCGGCCTGCGCTTCCACCCGTCGTATTCGCCGCGCGACGAGCGCGAGGACCGCTGGGGCCTGCGCCGCCGCATCGCGGTGGTGCCGGTGCTGGGCGACATCACCGGCGGCCGCAGCCGCGAGGATCCGTTGGGCTTCGCGCAGCTGGCGGGCGCGGAGACGGTGGTGCGCGCGCTGCAGGAGGCGCAGGAGGACCCGTCCGTGGTGGCCATCGTCCTGCGCGTGGACTCCGGCGGCGGCGACGTGCTGGCGTCGGACCTGATGTACCGCGCGGTGCTGGAGGCGAAGAAGCACAAGCCCGTCGTCGCCTCCATGGGCGACGCGGCGGCGTCCGGCGGCTACTACGCGGCGGTGGCCGCGGACGAGGTGCTGGCGGAGCCCACGACGCTCACGGGCAGCATCGGCGTCTTCTACCCGAAGCCCGCGCTGGAGGGCCTGGGCATGAAGCTGGGGGTGAACCAGGAGACGCTCAAGCGCGGCGAGCTGGCGGACCTCCTGGAGTGGTGGAAGCCGTGGACGCCCGAGCAGCAGGCCGCGGTGCAGACCTGGGTGGACGACTCCTACGACACGTTCATCACGGAGGTCGCCCGCAACCGGAAGATGGACAAGGCGAAGGTGGACGCCGTGGCCCGGGGCCGCGTGTGGAGCGGCACGGACGCGCTCGCCCGGGGGCTGGTGGACGGGCTGGGCGGCCTGCCGGAGGCCATCGCGTCGGCGCGCAGGCGCGCGAAGGTGCCCCCCGCGGAGGACCTGGACCTGGACGTCATGGGGGACGCGCGCGGCTTTTTCTCCGGCCTGGGCGGAGAGCCTGGCGTGCACGCGCTGGCGGGGCTGCTGCTGCCCGCGCTGCCGGAGCGCCCGCCGGAGGCCCTGTCCGTGCTCGCCCGGGAGGTGGGGCTGGGGTCGCCCGAGCTCCTGCGCCCCGGGCTGAAGGCCATGATGCCCTTCCGCGTGCGCATCCGCTGAGCGGCGCCCGGAGGCCCCGGGTTCGGGCCGGGGAGGTCGGCGGGTGGACAGCCCACGCACACCCCCGGCGAAATTGCGGGCGCCCCATCCGGGCGCTCTGTTAGGGTGGTGAGTGCCTCCCGGCCGGCGCTAGGGCCGTCGGGGGGTTTCAGGAACCGGCGGTTTCGGCCTTCTCGCAGGCCCCGCGTCCGGCTTCCTGTCCCAAAACCTGCTTCCTGACGTCCCCGGCGTGCCCCCTCAAGGCCGCCGCCCTCAAGGGCCGTCACGCGTGGAGCCCCATGAGCGAGAATTCCGACAACCCCGAGACCCGCAACCCGCCGCCCCCGCCCGCGGCCGCACGTCCCCCTCCGCCCCCCGAGGCGGATGACGACGGCGGAGACGACGAGGGAGACGAGGGCCCCGACGAGGGCGACGCCTCCGCGGGAGGTGCCGCGCAGAACGGCGCGCCCGGAGGCCCCGCGGGCCAGGGTGGCCGCCGTCGCCGCCGCCGCCGCCGCCGTCGTGGCGCGCAGGTGCACTTCACCCCGGAGGGCCAGGCCTACCGCATGCAGCCGGGCCCGGACGGCCAGCAGGTACAGGTGTTCCTGACGCCGCAGGAGCTGGAGCAGTACAAGCAGCGCCAGGCGCAGCAGCAACAGCAGCAGCCCCAGGGCGGCGGCCAGCC
This genomic stretch from Corallococcus caeni harbors:
- a CDS encoding DNA gyrase/topoisomerase IV subunit B, translated to MATKKESYTGADIQVLEGLEPVRKRPAMYIGGTDTTGYHHLLWEIVDNSVDEVINGFASHIEVTLHKGGKSITVVDNGRGIPVDMMPKHKKPAVEVILTTLHAGGKFEQGNYIHSGGLHGVGSSVVNALTSKLLIEIKKDGKRHVQSYARGKATSALKVEGPARGTGTSITFEPDAEIFGEKQKFDAALVRERLEAKSYLHKGMTVVWKDETVTPAVSETFKHDGGIAEYLTKVVTERQKPIVPAGSTPFYFSRDNEVRLEVALAWTEATDEHIRSYVNGIPTNLGGTHEAGLRAAIVKAMRNYIETHGLTPKGVSLTAEDIREGITAILSVYVVEPQFQGQTKGRLNNPETTAQVDGAIRPVLEKWLNDNKSIAEALLARIILAARAREASRAASAAISRKSAVSHRLNLPGKLADCSSTDPQTSELFIVEGDSAGGSAKQGRDRRTQAILPLRGKVLNAEQASTDKVATNKELQDIVSALGCGIGSDFDITKLRYGRVFLLMDADSDGHHIATLLLTFFYRHLRPLIEAGAVHIAQPPLYRVDIGKETYWALDEPDRDRIIREKAKGNAKPNIMRFKGLGEMTADELKTTTLDAKNRISLRVTIDNALETDRIINDLMGKDVSARYKFITEMAGEVQELDV
- a CDS encoding M50 family metallopeptidase translates to MRTASGATLDFGRLALLLLLMGASWYFWYSPVLWPVKVLVVMMHESGHAIASLLVGGSVDRVHLQVNEGGTCFSRLPPGVFNRVIVSSAGYLGSAVAGAALMLATFRFRLGRAVMGAASVWLAVMGFFYAGDLFTLAFCLGMAVAMGLGARFLPTGLVDALNLFLAAFTALYVIFDLRDDLWNSAVRAQSDAAILASETWVPSIVWAALWTLLSLALLGVSAYWAMHAKPGGGVKLPPVARARRV
- a CDS encoding DNA gyrase/topoisomerase IV subunit A; amino-acid sequence: MLAEAETKSRKKQGGPAGGGGKGGGGASGAGGGDGLPAGLAEEARRRYLNYALSVITSRALPDVRDGLKPVQRRILYGMWNDLNLSFDTKYQKCAQVVGAIMGRYHPHGDTAIYDALVRMAQDFSLRYPLVDGHGNFGSLDGDSAAAYRYTECRLEKLATELLGELDSKTVRFRPNYDGTREEPVVIPARVPQLLMNGTTGIAVGMATNIPPHHLGELVDALLALINDPELQTKDLLKWIKGPDFPTGGQILNDKKELREIYETGQGSVRIRGEYKLEELKRGGQMIVVTSIPYTVNKSTLVAKIGELVRERKLPLITDVRDESTKDVRIVLELKKDANPELVMAYLYKHTPLQTNFGVNLTCLVPSDNPDVGTPKRLDLKSILRYFLDFRLEIVTKRFEHELAELKRRVHILEGFEKAYDALDEIIRIIRQSEGKQDAAQKLMARFKMDEVQVDAILEMRLYKLARLEILIVQKELKEKRAEIKRIEGILKDVKKRWGVIHDELSGLKAAYTDKRRTRIGGAGSEEMEFSAEAFIADEDAHVVITRDGWIKRVREVKDPSTTRLREGDAVMAVLAGSLKANLVLFSNFGTAYVTRFNDVPASTGYGDPVQKLFKFDDGERVVGALSQDARLPQPEKLVAVTRQGLGLRFLLAPHLEVSTRAGRRYAKTGEGDEIIGTQPVGDKDLLAVLTEKTNALVCKVAEVNELAGPGKGVQVIKVDAGDKVVDFLAAPASQKDATLEFETQKGRKLHLSPAKFTVTARGGKGHEMSKRDTVKEVARPVTFVPLPEKKE
- a CDS encoding MBL fold metallo-hydrolase, which translates into the protein MPTPYVRQLKLGPMDNFVYLVGPQDGPEVVVVDPAWDVPAIEAAVAKDGKRLVGAFVSHCHGDHINGLAELLSRHDVPVYAQAEEVAFSSELRAKGGDALRALKAGDPVPVGARTFQALHTPGHTPGSHCLLAEDALVSGDTVFINGCGRCDFPGGNPEDMYRSLSQVLAKVPDSARLFPGHDYADVPVAQMEAIRQKNPYFGFPDMASFVAFRMRPRK